Proteins encoded by one window of Streptomyces clavuligerus:
- a CDS encoding globin domain-containing protein: MLSEKSAGTIRATLPAVGAAIGTITTNFYDRLFTAHPELLRDLFNRGNQATGEQQRALAGSIAAFAGALVDHPGTRPDTLLSRIAHKHASLGVTREQYTVVHTHLFAAIADVLGEAVTEEVAAAWDEVYWLMANALIALEERLCAQAGTGTTLRDHVVVARRAETDEVTTFLVRPADGTPPPPFRPGQYVSVQVELPDGARQIRQYTLSGEPADALQFSVKRTPGTPGGAPGGEVSHHLHDRVREGDVLRVGAPFGDVVLADGDGPLLLASAGIGCTPMAAMLGRLAAEGSPRPVTVVHADRSPDSHAFRDALERQVAALPAATAHVWYERPGADRPTGPTVRTGHADLAGLPLEPGTTAYLCGPLPFLRAMRTQLLERGVPAADIHYEVFGPDLWLGQD, encoded by the coding sequence ATGCTGTCCGAGAAATCCGCCGGAACGATCCGCGCCACGCTGCCCGCCGTGGGCGCCGCCATCGGAACGATCACCACGAACTTCTACGACCGGCTCTTCACCGCCCATCCGGAGCTGCTGCGGGACCTGTTCAACCGGGGCAACCAGGCCACCGGGGAGCAGCAGCGGGCCCTGGCGGGCTCCATCGCCGCGTTCGCCGGAGCCCTCGTCGACCACCCCGGCACCCGGCCGGACACCCTGCTGAGCAGGATCGCGCACAAGCACGCCTCCCTCGGCGTCACCCGTGAGCAGTACACGGTCGTGCACACCCACCTCTTCGCGGCCATCGCCGACGTCCTCGGCGAGGCCGTCACCGAGGAGGTCGCCGCCGCCTGGGACGAGGTCTACTGGCTGATGGCGAACGCCCTGATCGCCCTGGAGGAACGGCTCTGCGCCCAGGCCGGGACCGGGACCACCCTGCGCGACCATGTCGTCGTCGCCCGCCGCGCGGAGACCGACGAGGTCACCACCTTCCTCGTCCGCCCCGCCGACGGCACGCCCCCGCCGCCCTTCCGGCCCGGCCAGTACGTCTCCGTCCAGGTCGAACTCCCCGACGGGGCACGCCAGATACGCCAGTACACCCTCTCCGGGGAGCCCGCCGACGCGCTCCAGTTCAGTGTGAAGCGGACCCCGGGCACCCCGGGCGGCGCCCCCGGCGGGGAGGTCTCCCACCATCTCCACGACCGGGTGCGGGAGGGCGATGTGCTGCGCGTCGGCGCGCCCTTCGGGGATGTCGTCCTCGCGGACGGTGACGGTCCGCTGCTGCTGGCCTCGGCCGGGATCGGCTGCACACCCATGGCCGCCATGCTCGGCCGGCTGGCCGCCGAGGGCTCACCGCGCCCGGTCACCGTCGTCCACGCCGACCGCTCCCCGGACAGCCACGCGTTCCGGGACGCCCTCGAACGGCAGGTCGCCGCGCTGCCCGCCGCGACCGCGCATGTCTGGTACGAGCGGCCCGGCGCCGACCGGCCCACCGGACCCACCGTGCGCACCGGGCACGCGGACCTCGCCGGACTCCCGCTGGAGCCCGGCACCACCGCGTACCTCTGCGGTCCGCTGCCCTTCCTGCGCGCGATGCGCACCCAGTTGCTCGAACGGGGTGTGCCCGCCGCCGATATCCACTACGAGGTCTTCGGCCCGGATCTCTGGCTCGGCCAGGACTGA